The Caldilineales bacterium genome has a window encoding:
- the trpA gene encoding tryptophan synthase subunit alpha: MTGIEHIRTTFAQAKAANRAAFMPYLPVGYPDLPTSLDLLQALAEAGADLIEVGVPFSDPLADGPVIQAATQQALAQGVTPADCLAAVRRLRQRRVAVPLMLMGYINPILAYGVERYAADAADAGADGLIIPDLPPDEAEEVEAACQRHGLAMIYLVAPTSTTERIAQAARHSTGFIYLVSVAGITGARADLPPHLAGFVARVRALADLPLAVGFGIGTPAQAAAVAGIADGVVVGSALVKLAGGDAPRPAVLAAARALAAAAHTPLPRPDSL; the protein is encoded by the coding sequence ATGACCGGCATCGAACACATCCGCACCACCTTTGCCCAGGCCAAAGCCGCAAACCGGGCCGCCTTCATGCCCTACCTGCCGGTGGGCTACCCCGACCTGCCCACCAGCCTCGACCTCTTGCAGGCGCTGGCCGAGGCCGGGGCCGACCTGATCGAGGTCGGCGTCCCCTTCTCCGACCCGCTGGCCGATGGCCCTGTCATCCAGGCCGCCACCCAGCAGGCGCTGGCCCAGGGCGTCACCCCTGCCGATTGCCTTGCCGCCGTGCGAAGGCTGCGCCAGCGCCGGGTGGCCGTCCCGCTTATGCTCATGGGCTACATCAACCCCATCCTGGCCTATGGCGTCGAGCGCTATGCCGCCGACGCCGCCGACGCCGGGGCGGACGGCCTGATCATCCCCGACCTGCCGCCCGACGAAGCCGAGGAGGTGGAGGCCGCCTGCCAGCGCCACGGCCTGGCCATGATCTACCTGGTCGCGCCCACCAGCACCACCGAGCGCATCGCCCAGGCCGCCCGCCACAGCACCGGCTTCATCTATCTCGTCAGCGTGGCCGGGATCACCGGCGCCCGCGCCGACCTGCCCCCGCACCTGGCCGGGTTCGTCGCCCGCGTCCGTGCATTGGCCGATTTGCCGCTGGCGGTGGGCTTTGGCATCGGCACGCCCGCCCAGGCTGCGGCCGTGGCAGGCATCGCCGATGGCGTGGTGGTGGGCAGCGCCCTGGTCAAACTGGCCGGCGGGGATGCGCCGCGACCGGCCGTCCTCGCCGCCGCTCGCGCCCTGGCCGCCGCCGCCCACACACCGCTCCCTCGACCCGATTCACTTTGA
- a CDS encoding RecQ family ATP-dependent DNA helicase — MLAHLDLSAADVARLPGPARQQVLEFLVRWEAHQDALSCLALVEAEVGRLVSLQDLLAEALAGVGRFDEAVRLLQRRLARQPAPTTEILLARIHLAAGNPAAAAAIARRLIEANGPVAALGLAGEAALAQGDLAGAEAMFVRYQQRLPRHRAPLLGLALIHRQQGNPVAASAYAVRCLTLPGEAPVAMLRELRDFFAQTGDRNHLAATNEQLRARFAAEMAARGGEGETQGGGDAGTQGGGDAGTQGGGDAGTQGGGGRVVVSAGERQELVKEARRLFGFTELLPFQAEIMAATRRRQHVLAVLPTGAGKSLCYQLPAFLDDGPTLVISPLIALMKDQIDGLPPALARRAIAINSSLDGRDLRQAMVDVSKGRYRLVYAAPERLRQPAFLQALRQARLSRLVIDEAHCVSMWGHDFRPDYLVIAQAHAALGSPPILAMTATAPPAVREDIIRRLFDPAAGFHLLVADPYRPNLRLQAIAVKNDDEKRRRLLQLCQETDGSGVIYARSRRRCEEIAARLNEAGVAAEHYHAGLSDRDARQDRFMQGQTRVMVATIAFGMGVDKPDIRFILHDGLPDSLEAYTQEIGRAGRDGLPADCILLYSPYDRSHHARRGQEPWIDKDWLRRVLAAVKELLAGRNPGPVSLTELAARLTSGQEPVDATDLRVALSVLEQAGLLRRRYDIPRQATLSLPDRAPGPALAHFIQAAGLAPGQTTTLEFLALSQQARLPPDRLESQLLAWEAEGGLTLATSGRQMLIEISKAPADASTRIDSLLSQYAALQSQRLAQVVEYAATRGPRPTYLANYLGGVGR; from the coding sequence TTGCTGGCGCATCTGGACCTGAGCGCTGCCGATGTCGCCCGGCTGCCCGGCCCGGCCCGCCAGCAGGTGCTGGAGTTCCTGGTGCGGTGGGAAGCCCACCAGGATGCGCTCTCGTGTCTGGCTCTGGTCGAGGCCGAAGTGGGCCGTCTGGTCTCGCTGCAAGACTTGCTGGCCGAGGCGCTGGCCGGGGTGGGGCGCTTTGACGAGGCCGTGCGCCTGCTGCAGCGGCGGTTGGCGCGCCAACCGGCGCCCACGACCGAGATTCTGCTGGCGCGCATCCATCTGGCCGCGGGCAATCCGGCGGCGGCTGCCGCTATCGCCCGCCGGCTGATCGAGGCCAACGGCCCGGTGGCGGCCCTGGGCCTGGCCGGAGAAGCGGCGCTGGCGCAGGGCGACCTGGCCGGCGCCGAAGCGATGTTCGTGCGCTACCAGCAGCGCCTGCCCCGCCACCGGGCGCCGCTGCTGGGTCTGGCGCTCATCCATCGGCAGCAGGGCAACCCGGTTGCGGCCTCGGCCTATGCCGTGCGCTGCCTGACCCTGCCCGGCGAGGCGCCCGTGGCCATGTTGCGCGAACTGCGCGATTTCTTCGCCCAAACCGGCGACCGCAACCATCTGGCCGCCACGAATGAGCAGCTGCGAGCGCGGTTTGCGGCGGAAATGGCGGCGAGGGGGGGAGAGGGAGAGACGCAGGGAGGGGGAGACGCAGGGACGCAGGGAGGGGGAGACGCAGGGACGCAGGGAGGGGGAGACGCAGGGACGCAGGGAGGGGGAGGGAGGGTGGTGGTTAGCGCCGGCGAGCGGCAGGAGTTGGTGAAGGAGGCCAGACGGCTGTTTGGTTTCACTGAATTGCTGCCGTTCCAGGCCGAGATCATGGCCGCCACCCGCCGCCGGCAGCATGTCCTGGCCGTTCTGCCCACCGGCGCCGGCAAATCGCTCTGCTACCAGCTCCCCGCCTTCTTGGACGATGGCCCCACCCTGGTCATTTCCCCGCTCATCGCCCTGATGAAAGACCAGATCGACGGCCTGCCGCCGGCCCTGGCCCGCCGCGCCATCGCCATCAACAGCAGCCTGGATGGCCGCGACCTGCGCCAGGCCATGGTCGATGTGAGCAAGGGCCGCTATCGCCTGGTCTACGCCGCACCAGAGCGATTGCGCCAACCGGCCTTCCTCCAGGCCCTGCGCCAGGCCCGCCTCAGCCGCCTGGTCATCGATGAAGCGCACTGTGTGAGCATGTGGGGCCACGATTTTCGGCCCGATTACCTGGTCATCGCCCAGGCTCACGCCGCCCTGGGCAGCCCGCCCATCCTGGCCATGACGGCCACCGCCCCGCCGGCCGTGCGCGAGGACATCATCCGGCGGCTATTCGACCCCGCCGCCGGCTTTCACCTCCTGGTCGCCGATCCCTATCGCCCCAACCTGCGGCTGCAAGCGATCGCCGTCAAAAACGACGACGAAAAGCGCCGCCGCCTGCTGCAACTCTGCCAGGAAACGGACGGCAGCGGCGTCATCTATGCCCGCAGCCGCCGGCGCTGCGAGGAAATCGCGGCCCGGCTGAACGAGGCGGGGGTGGCTGCCGAACACTATCACGCCGGGCTGAGCGACCGCGACGCCCGCCAGGATCGCTTCATGCAGGGACAGACGCGGGTCATGGTCGCCACCATCGCCTTCGGCATGGGCGTCGACAAGCCCGACATCCGCTTCATCCTCCACGACGGCCTGCCCGATTCGCTGGAGGCCTACACCCAGGAGATCGGGCGCGCCGGACGCGACGGCCTGCCCGCCGATTGCATCCTCCTCTACAGCCCCTACGACCGCAGCCACCACGCCCGCCGCGGCCAGGAACCATGGATCGACAAGGACTGGCTGCGCCGGGTGTTGGCGGCGGTGAAAGAGCTGTTGGCCGGCCGCAACCCCGGCCCGGTATCGCTGACCGAGCTGGCCGCCAGGCTGACTTCTGGGCAGGAGCCGGTGGATGCGACCGACCTGCGCGTGGCCCTGAGTGTGCTGGAGCAGGCCGGTCTGCTGCGCCGTCGCTACGACATCCCCCGCCAAGCCACCCTCTCGCTGCCCGACCGCGCGCCCGGCCCCGCCCTGGCCCACTTCATCCAGGCGGCCGGGCTGGCCCCCGGCCAGACCACCACACTCGAGTTCCTGGCCCTCAGCCAGCAGGCCCGGCTGCCGCCCGACCGCCTGGAAAGCCAACTGCTGGCCTGGGAAGCCGAAGGCGGGCTGACCCTGGCCACCAGCGGACGCCAGATGTTGATCGAGATCAGCAAGGCCCCGGCCGACGCTTCGACTCGCATCGACAGCCTGCTCAGCCAATACGCCGCCCTCCAGTCCCAACGCCTGGCCCAGGTGGTCGAATACGCCGCCACCCGCGGGCCTCGGCCCACTTATCTGGCCAATTATCTGGGTGGGGTTGGGCGTTAG
- a CDS encoding helicase-associated domain-containing protein, which translates to MPAPIYDLNRYDLSTLRAFADLHNLFPGRQPKKADLITALSHHFERPEVIRQTLARLNPLERKVLDLLLAAPADGLTLPALFRLAQILGIAPMPSTTDLEAIRPTLRTLRAASANIIQTPLRLCALGLAVGWRGRARDLPSYQTVVSWDALDAIGLPEHVRRALPLPAWAPKLLPEAEIKHTASGSARSFQRSLYFYWSQVHRQSLQIRQDGFLYKRDLKAINAVLMQPIANLQGEPEHPDLLFFRLMAQALRLLQLAPGDMITAPGSPPFFDDTPENRIRLCFDAWLKANWWDESTAISQFSQNSTFGTDLRQLLVAHLQQAPVDQWIDRASLVDALSPMLLGAIYSEISAYTYHGRDALSSLVTTAARLSVYGDPLGSYLKASLEGPLHWMGLVDIGFDAKQNPTAFRLTPAGALALGRIAQLDLPAAAGQVIVQPNYHILAIDPVPDATLASLDAFAERQKAGRVTEYELTKASVHQGALGAWPVRRVIDFLQQSTGAALPGNVLRTLQEWEEGHNRIRFFSPLAVLETANAAETTALHRLPPVAAALGQTLTPTLSLVRDLSALQTAMRAANLLLEHSSAQSSGGRPAFRLSDEGLLHPVTPVIGLGASAPVAAFTENTDAGLILSPRALQAAVKSGLKIEAILDALKKALVHPLSPEWERRLKTWTAHFGNARTTPRALLELRSAEVLAELRNDPQIARLLKPFQPKHALATFDPADRQRLQELLAHYGIEMTDDLV; encoded by the coding sequence ATGCCCGCGCCCATCTACGACCTCAACCGCTACGACCTCAGCACCTTGCGCGCGTTTGCCGACCTGCACAACCTCTTTCCCGGTCGCCAGCCCAAGAAAGCTGATTTGATCACGGCCTTGTCCCACCATTTCGAGCGCCCGGAGGTGATCCGCCAGACCCTGGCCCGGCTCAACCCCTTGGAGCGCAAGGTGCTGGATTTGCTCCTGGCGGCCCCGGCCGACGGCCTGACCCTGCCGGCGCTGTTCCGGCTGGCCCAGATCCTCGGCATCGCTCCCATGCCCTCCACCACCGACCTGGAAGCAATACGCCCCACGTTGCGGACGCTCAGGGCCGCCAGCGCCAACATCATCCAGACGCCGCTGCGCCTGTGCGCGCTCGGCCTGGCGGTTGGCTGGCGGGGTCGGGCCAGGGACTTGCCCTCCTACCAGACCGTGGTGAGCTGGGATGCCCTCGATGCCATCGGCCTGCCCGAACACGTGCGCCGCGCCCTGCCGCTGCCTGCCTGGGCGCCGAAGCTGCTGCCCGAGGCTGAGATCAAGCACACGGCCTCGGGATCGGCCCGCAGTTTCCAGCGCAGCCTGTACTTCTATTGGAGCCAGGTGCACCGCCAATCCCTCCAGATCAGGCAGGATGGCTTCCTCTACAAGCGCGACCTCAAAGCCATCAATGCGGTGCTGATGCAGCCCATCGCCAACCTGCAAGGAGAGCCTGAGCATCCAGACCTGCTTTTCTTCAGGCTGATGGCGCAAGCTCTGAGACTGCTGCAATTGGCCCCCGGCGACATGATCACTGCGCCCGGTTCACCGCCCTTCTTCGACGACACACCCGAAAACCGCATCCGCCTCTGTTTCGACGCCTGGCTGAAAGCGAATTGGTGGGACGAATCCACCGCTATCTCCCAGTTCAGCCAGAATTCGACCTTCGGCACGGATTTGCGACAGCTGTTGGTCGCCCATTTGCAGCAGGCGCCGGTCGACCAGTGGATCGACCGCGCCAGCCTGGTCGATGCCCTGTCGCCGATGTTGTTGGGCGCCATCTATAGCGAAATCAGCGCCTACACCTACCACGGGCGCGACGCCTTGAGTTCACTCGTCACCACCGCCGCTCGTCTCAGCGTCTATGGCGACCCGCTTGGCAGCTATCTCAAGGCCTCGCTCGAAGGCCCGCTGCACTGGATGGGATTGGTCGACATCGGCTTCGACGCCAAACAGAATCCCACCGCCTTTCGCCTGACCCCCGCCGGCGCCCTGGCCCTGGGTCGCATCGCCCAACTCGATCTCCCTGCCGCTGCCGGGCAGGTCATCGTCCAGCCCAATTACCACATCCTGGCCATCGACCCTGTGCCCGACGCCACCCTGGCCAGCCTCGACGCTTTTGCCGAGCGCCAGAAAGCCGGCCGCGTCACCGAATACGAACTGACCAAGGCCTCGGTGCATCAGGGGGCGTTGGGCGCCTGGCCTGTGCGCCGGGTCATCGACTTTTTGCAGCAGAGCACGGGCGCGGCTTTGCCGGGCAATGTCTTGCGCACCTTGCAGGAATGGGAGGAAGGGCACAACCGCATCCGCTTCTTCTCACCCCTTGCCGTCCTGGAAACAGCCAACGCCGCCGAAACCACGGCCCTCCACCGCCTGCCCCCTGTGGCCGCCGCCCTGGGCCAAACCCTGACGCCCACGCTCAGCCTGGTGCGCGACCTCAGCGCCCTGCAAACGGCCATGCGCGCCGCCAACTTGCTGCTGGAGCATAGCAGCGCCCAGTCATCCGGCGGGCGCCCGGCCTTTCGCCTCAGCGACGAGGGTCTCTTGCACCCCGTCACCCCGGTCATCGGCCTGGGCGCCAGCGCCCCCGTCGCCGCCTTCACCGAGAACACCGACGCCGGCCTCATCCTCAGCCCGCGGGCGTTGCAGGCTGCGGTCAAGTCGGGGTTGAAAATCGAGGCCATCCTCGATGCCCTCAAAAAGGCCCTGGTGCATCCGCTCTCACCCGAATGGGAGCGCCGGTTGAAGACCTGGACCGCGCACTTCGGCAATGCCCGCACCACTCCCCGCGCCCTGTTGGAGCTTCGCAGCGCCGAGGTGCTGGCCGAATTGCGCAACGACCCCCAGATCGCCCGTCTACTCAAACCCTTCCAACCCAAGCACGCCCTGGCCACCTTCGACCCGGCCGACCGCCAGCGTTTGCAGGAACTGCTGGCCCACTATGGCATCGAAATGACCGACGATCTGGTGTGA
- a CDS encoding nitroreductase family deazaflavin-dependent oxidoreductase, with amino-acid sequence MADPDPRLENALRQGFRRFNRFMLLLWRLGLGGWVNAWPSVGGRIMVLMQRGRKTGLLRRTPVNYAIIDGDVYCTAGFGGGSDWYRNLMADPQVEVWLPDGWWAGEAEDIAETPDRLPLLRQVLIASGFAARAAGLDPTAMSDDALAASTDSYRLVRIRRTEARTGPGGPGDLAWVWPAIVFLLPCMWLYWRGGRSKKGY; translated from the coding sequence ATGGCAGACCCCGATCCTCGTCTCGAAAACGCTTTGCGACAAGGTTTCCGCCGCTTCAACCGTTTCATGCTGTTGCTGTGGCGCCTGGGGCTGGGCGGATGGGTGAACGCCTGGCCGTCGGTGGGCGGACGCATCATGGTGCTGATGCAGCGCGGGCGCAAAACGGGACTGCTGCGCCGCACGCCGGTGAACTACGCCATTATCGATGGCGACGTGTATTGCACAGCCGGTTTTGGCGGCGGCTCCGATTGGTATCGCAACCTGATGGCCGATCCGCAGGTCGAAGTCTGGCTGCCCGATGGCTGGTGGGCAGGCGAGGCTGAAGATATCGCGGAGACGCCCGACCGGCTGCCGCTCCTGCGCCAGGTGCTCATCGCCAGCGGTTTCGCTGCCCGCGCCGCTGGCCTCGACCCGACCGCCATGAGCGACGACGCCCTGGCCGCCTCCACCGACAGCTATCGCCTCGTCCGTATCCGCCGCACCGAAGCCCGCACCGGCCCCGGCGGTCCTGGCGATCTGGCCTGGGTGTGGCCGGCCATCGTCTTCCTCCTGCCGTGTATGTGGTTGTACTGGCGGGGTGGGAGGTCGAAAAAGGGTTATTAG
- a CDS encoding helicase-associated domain-containing protein: MPPATRHPSLHSGQALPPATCDLPPATCDLPPATCDLPPATCDLPPATCDLPPATCDLPPSMPYQPQNPVIVQGDKTVLLEVQNDLYEAARDHLARFAELEKSPEYVHTYRITPLSLWNAAAAGLRADAILGGLESYAKFDIPDNVRRDIFEYVGRYGRVKLLKGPTGELLLVSDDTALLVEIERHKDVRNFIVERIDATHLRADPAQRGYLKRALVGIGYPAEDLAGYVDGAPLPIRLRQAMVATGDALRLRHYQEDAIGAFWAGGEAGGGSGVIVLPCGAGKTLVGMGAMERLSTNTLILCPSTVAVRQWIRELLDKTSLGPDDVGEYTGLAKEIRPVTVTTYQVLTWHRGPQRKFIEPADFPHFKVFDERDWGLIIYDEVHLLPAPVFRITAELQARRRLGLTATLVREDGMQEEVFSLVGPKKYDVPWKELEKQGWIATAECHEIRIPLPPDLRMEYALANEREKHRLAAENPAKVEVLEKLLAKHKDDTVLIIGQYIDQIERVSRSLGAPLITGKTPVREREELFQKLREGQIKHLVISKVGNFAVDLPEANVMLQISGAFGSRQEEAQRLGRILRPKRNGLLAHFYSLVSRDTTDQSFGAHRQMFLTEQGYRYDILYDHEIDDYEPITLELEAEPVLRALPSGQTATDTLTAPDQ, from the coding sequence TTGCCACCTGCCACCCGCCATCCTTCGCTTCACTCAGGACAGGCTCTGCCACCCGCCACCTGCGACCTGCCACCCGCCACCTGCGACCTGCCACCCGCCACCTGCGACCTGCCACCCGCCACCTGCGACCTGCCACCCGCCACCTGCGACCTGCCACCCGCCACCTGCGACCTGCCACCCTCTATGCCCTACCAGCCTCAGAACCCGGTCATCGTTCAGGGCGATAAGACCGTCCTGCTCGAAGTCCAGAACGACCTCTACGAAGCCGCGCGCGACCACCTGGCCCGCTTCGCCGAGCTGGAAAAAAGCCCGGAATATGTGCACACCTACCGGATCACGCCGCTTTCGTTGTGGAACGCGGCCGCCGCCGGCCTGCGCGCCGACGCCATCCTGGGGGGCCTTGAAAGCTACGCCAAATTCGACATCCCCGACAACGTCCGCCGCGACATCTTCGAGTATGTGGGGCGCTATGGCCGGGTCAAACTGCTGAAAGGCCCGACCGGGGAACTGCTATTGGTTTCGGACGACACGGCCCTGTTGGTCGAGATCGAACGCCACAAGGATGTGCGCAATTTCATCGTCGAACGCATCGACGCCACCCATTTGCGCGCCGACCCGGCCCAACGCGGCTATCTCAAACGCGCCCTGGTGGGGATCGGCTATCCGGCCGAGGATCTGGCGGGCTATGTGGATGGGGCGCCGCTGCCCATCCGCCTGCGCCAGGCGATGGTCGCGACCGGCGACGCCCTGCGTTTGCGCCATTATCAGGAAGACGCCATCGGCGCCTTCTGGGCAGGCGGCGAGGCGGGCGGCGGCAGTGGCGTCATCGTCCTGCCCTGCGGCGCCGGCAAGACGCTGGTGGGCATGGGGGCGATGGAGAGACTGAGCACCAACACCCTCATCCTCTGCCCCAGCACCGTGGCTGTGCGCCAGTGGATCCGCGAACTGCTCGACAAGACCAGCCTCGGCCCCGACGACGTCGGCGAATACACCGGCCTGGCCAAAGAAATCCGCCCCGTCACCGTCACCACCTACCAGGTGCTCACCTGGCATCGCGGCCCGCAGCGCAAATTCATCGAACCGGCCGATTTCCCGCACTTCAAAGTCTTCGACGAGCGCGACTGGGGGCTGATCATCTACGACGAGGTGCATCTGTTGCCGGCGCCGGTGTTTCGCATCACCGCCGAGTTGCAGGCCCGCCGCCGCCTGGGCCTGACCGCCACCCTGGTGCGCGAGGACGGGATGCAAGAGGAGGTGTTCTCGCTCGTCGGCCCCAAGAAATACGATGTCCCCTGGAAAGAACTGGAAAAACAGGGCTGGATCGCCACCGCCGAATGCCACGAGATCCGCATCCCTCTGCCCCCCGACCTGCGGATGGAATACGCCCTGGCCAACGAGCGCGAAAAACACCGCCTGGCCGCCGAGAATCCGGCCAAGGTGGAGGTGCTGGAGAAGCTGCTGGCCAAACACAAGGATGACACCGTCCTCATCATCGGCCAGTACATCGACCAGATCGAGCGCGTGTCGCGCAGCCTGGGCGCGCCGCTGATCACCGGCAAGACGCCGGTGCGCGAGCGGGAGGAGCTTTTCCAGAAGCTGCGCGAGGGCCAGATCAAACATCTCGTCATCTCCAAGGTGGGCAACTTCGCCGTCGATCTGCCCGAGGCCAATGTCATGTTGCAGATTTCGGGCGCCTTCGGCAGCCGCCAGGAAGAAGCACAACGCCTGGGCCGCATCCTGCGGCCCAAGCGCAACGGGTTGCTGGCCCATTTCTACAGCCTGGTCTCGCGCGACACCACCGACCAGAGCTTCGGCGCCCATCGCCAGATGTTCCTGACCGAACAAGGCTACCGCTACGACATCCTCTACGACCACGAGATCGACGACTACGAACCGATCACGCTCGAGCTCGAGGCCGAACCCGTGCTGCGCGCCCTGCCATCGGGCCAGACCGCAACTGACACCCTGACCGCACCAGACCAATGA